Proteins from one Juglans microcarpa x Juglans regia isolate MS1-56 chromosome 6S, Jm3101_v1.0, whole genome shotgun sequence genomic window:
- the LOC121237268 gene encoding chlorophyll a-b binding protein P4, chloroplastic yields MATVTTQASAVVFRPSCAAKSRFLTGSSGKLHRELAIKPMASSSSTASFKVEAKKGEWLPGLASPGYLDGSLPGDNGFDPLGLAEDPENLRWYVQAELVNGRWAMLGVVGMLLPEVFTTIGIINVPKWYDAGKAEYFASSSTLFVIEFILFHYVEIRRWQDIKNPGSVNQDPIFKQYSLPPNEVGYPGGIFNPLNFAPTLEAKEKEIANGRLAMLAFLGFVVQHNITGKGPFDNLLQHLSDPWHNTIIQTLSGN; encoded by the exons ATGGCCACAGTCACAACGCAAGCTTCGGCTGTAGTTTTCCGGCCATCATGTGCCGCAAAATCCAGGTTCCTTACCGGGTCTTCAGGTAAATTGCATAGAGAGTTGGCCATTAAACCAATGGCTTCCTCATCCTCTACAGCTTCTTTCAAAGTAGAAGCCAAGAAAGGTGAATGGCTGCCGGGCTTAGCCTCACCAGGTTACCTTGATGGCAG TCTTCCTGGTGACAATGGGTTTGATCCTCTGGGACTTGCTGAGGACCCTGAGAACCTGAGATGGTATGTTCAAGCCGAGCTTGTCAATGGTCGCTGGGCGATGTTGGGTGTTGTAGGAATGCTACTTCCAGAGGTTTTTACAACGATTGGTATTATCAATGTCCCAAAGTGGTATGATGCTGGGAAAGCTGAATACTTTGCATCCTCATCGACCCTCTTCGTGATCGAGTTCATTTTGTTCCATTATGTTGAGATCAGAAGGTGGCAAGACATTAAGAACCCAGGAAGTGTCAACCAGGACCCCATCTTTAAGCAATATAGTTTGCCCCCAAATGAGGTGGGATACCCAGGAGGCATTTTTAACCCACTTAACTTTGCACCCACTCTTGAGGCCAAGGAGAAGGAGATTGCAAATG GGAGGTTGGCAATGTTGGCATTTTTGGGATTTGTGGTTCAGCACAATATTACTGGAAAAGGACCATTTGACAATCTGTTGCAGCACCTCTCTGACCCATGGCACAACACCATCATCCAGACACTAAGCGGCAACTAA
- the LOC121236565 gene encoding agamous-like MADS-box protein AGL65, with product MGRAKLSIKRLESTSNRQVTYSKRRHGILKKARELAILCNIDLVLLMFSPTGRPTLCQGEHRNFEEVIAKYAHITPHERAKRKLENLEVLKKTFKKSDHDVNIENFMCSSPQTIVDVPELSNQLRVLQAQLTGVQKRLSYWSDLDTINNVEYLRHIEDLLRESVNRLRLHKENLGQHQLTSLESTIQSGMRLSQIMSGVQEAQSLSWLPNYDNRLMMLPNEPNFLPHRQDGDTVQVANMGSGGDGSEELSRTACSSLQLGEQCACPVYDHSNLSDNKKLRPEMEINLQENPVDYQVNSNFELPHFHHTWFSSSGPSGIAIYNQNGYRR from the exons ATGGGAAGGGCAAAGCTCAGTATAAAGAGGTTAGAGAGCACTAGCAACCGACAAGTTACTTATTCAAAAAGGAGACATGGCATTTTGAAGAAAGCTCGGGAGTTGGCCATATTGTGCAACATTGACCTCGTTCTACTCATGTTTTCTCCAACCGGGAGGCCTACGTTATGTCAAGGAGAGCACAG AAATTTTGAAGAGGTTATTGCGAAGTATGCACACATAACACCGCATGAAAGGGCAAAAAG GAAATTGGAGAACCTTGAA GTTCTAAAGAAAACCTTCAAGAAGTCGGACCATGATGTAAATATAGAGAATTTTATGTGTTCAAG CCCTCAAACAATCGTG GATGTGCCGGAATTGAGTAATCAATTAAGGGTATTGCAAGCTCAACTTACAGGAGTACAAAAGAGACTGAG CTATTGGAGTGATCTGGATACAATCAACAATGTAGAATACCTTAGGCACATTGAAGACTTGCTACGAGAATCAGTTAACCGATTACGTCTGCATAAG GAAAACTTGGGACAACACCAATTAACGTCTCTAGAAAGCACTATCCAG AGCGGGATGCGATTATCACAGATCATGAGTGGTGTGCAAGAAGCCCAGTCCTTATCATGGCTTCCAAATTATGACAACCGACTTATGATGTTACCCAATGAGCCAAACTTCCTGCCACACAG ACAGGATGGCGATACTGTACAAGTTGCAAATATGGGATCAGGAGGTGATGGCTCTGAAGAGTTAAGTAGAACTGCTTGTTCAAGTTTACAACTTGGTGAGCAATGTGCATGCCCAGTGTATGATCATTCAAATTTGTCAGACAATAAGAAATTGAGACCTGAGATGGAGATAAATTTACAAGAAAATCCTGTGGATTATCAAGTTAATAGCAACTTTGAGCTGCCTCATTTTCATCATACTTGGTTCTCTTCATCTGGGCCTTCTGGCATTGCAATATACAATCAGAATGGCTATCGCCGGTGA